The Hevea brasiliensis isolate MT/VB/25A 57/8 chromosome 1, ASM3005281v1, whole genome shotgun sequence genome has a window encoding:
- the LOC110634381 gene encoding probable disease resistance protein At5g63020 isoform X1, translating to MHDVIRDMALLIACKYEKEKHKFFVEAGAQLTRVPEVGKWEVSKRMSLMANSFERIQEVPRYPDLLTLFLSDNRNLSEISDCFFQFMGTLTVLDLLSTNIKKLPVGISKLNSLQYLNLSWTLISQLPIELKMLVNLKYLNLVCNFKLNMIPRGVISSLSSLQVLKMYNVGFLWVEELEDNILREENKLIEELQCLEHLNELSSTIRSVSDLQSYVNTHTLVNCTRALWLNLFPSKQSLNIWWLANMKNLEDMVIIGGRNSEELGVNVVMEEIEAHDAGGGLGNSMISRKTYFNSLHTLTLGGSLRLRDLTWVILAPNLTCLTVDVNKHIEEIISVEKLDDVQVGDENFNPFFKLQVLRLLALPQLKSIYPKALSFPSLEKIEVYECPQLKKLPLNSSSANGGKVEIKAEEQWWKDVEWEDDSTKTTFLPCFVHARSLWG from the exons ATGCATGATGTGATTCGTGATATGGCTCTGTTGATAGCATGtaaatatgaaaaagaaaaacataagtttTTTGTGGAAGCGGGTGCCCAATTAACTCGAGTACCAGAGGTTGGAAAATGGGAAGTATCAAAGCGGATGTCCTTGATGGCAAACTCCTTCGAGAGAATCCAAGAAGTTCCTAGATATCCTGATCTTTTGACTTTATTTCTCAGCGATAATCGTAATTTGAGTGAGATCAGTGATTGTTTCTTTCAGTTTATGGGTACACTAACCGTTTTAGACCTATTAAGTACTAATATCAAAAAATTGCCGGTAGGAATATCAAAATTGAACTCATTGCAATATCTTAATCTGTCATGGACGTTGATAAGTCAATTgccaattgaattgaaaatgttgGTAAATCTGAAATATCTGAACTTGGTGTGTAATTTCAAGCTAAATATGATTCCAAGGGGAGTCATATCCAGTTTATCATCATTGCAAGTTTTGAAAATGTACAACGTTGGTTTTCTTTGGGTCGAAGAATTGGAAGATAATATATTGAGGGAAGAGAACAAGCTAATAGAGGAGCTACAATGTTTGGAACACTTGAATGAATTGAGCAGTACAATAAGAAGTGTCTCAGATCTCCAGAGTTATGTCAACACCCACACATTAGTCAACTGTACTCGAGCTCTATGGCTTAATTTGTTTCCAAGTAAACAATCTCTCAACATTTGGTGGTTGGCAAATATGAAGAATCTAGAAGATATGGTTATAATTGGTGGAAGAAATTCAGAAGAGTTGGGTGTTAATGTTGTAATGGAAGAGATAGAAGCACATGATGCAGGTGGAGGTCTGGGCAACTCAATGATCTCAAGGAAGACATACTTTAATAGCCTTCATACATTGACTTTAGGAGGAAGCCTCAGATTGAGGGATCTGACATGGGTTATTCTAGCTCCAAATTTGACGTGTTTGACTGTGGACGTGAACAAGCATATAGAAGAGATAATAAGTGTTGAAAAGTTAGATGATGTTCAAGTTGGGGATGAAAATTTTAACCCATTTTTTAAACTCCAAGTGCTCAGGTTGCTTGCTTTACCACAACTGAAAAGCATATATCCCAAAGCCTTGTCCTTTCCCTCTCTAGAAAAAATCGAAGTATATGAATGCCCACAGCTTAAGAAGCTGCCATTAAACTCGAGCAGCGCAAATGGAGGCAAAGTTGAGATTAAAGCAGAGGAACAATGGTGGAAAGATGTTGAATGGGAGGATGATTCTACTAAAACTACCTTTCTACCGTGCTTTGTGCATGCTCGCTCCCTTTG gGGATGA
- the LOC110634381 gene encoding probable disease resistance protein At5g63020 isoform X2 gives MGHVFSIQCGDALTGRCWDCVAGQALYVCQLEDNLLELETARDKLRELSNDVMRWVNSEETPQTVQLDRFGGWLSRVDATITEVDSLLNRATRERQKLCLAGCCSKNCKSTYMFGKSVSRSLKHVVGLMSEGDFKEVVERTLPEPVVVGNVNPTLGTETTLDEAWSYITGDAVRIVGIYGMGGVGKTTLLTKINNRFATISNNFDVVISAVVSKDLKPEKIQEQIWKRIGFLDKKWKKKSLREKAEDIFRVLSRKKFVLLLDDIWRRVDLEEIGVPLPTRQNRCKIVFTTRSCRVGGQMEAEKMIKVEPLAWEEAWALFQKKVGDIDFDIVPLAQDVAKECSGLPIALITIGRAMASKITKEEWEHALEVLRSPASSLPGMEDEVIPDMEVEVFV, from the coding sequence ATGGGTCACGTCTTTTCAATTCAATGCGGTGATGCCTTGACCGGTCGTTGCTGGGATTGCGTTGCTGGACAAGCTCTTTATGTATGTCAGCTTGAAGACAATCTTCTAGAACTTGAGACTGCAAGAGATAAATTAAGAGAGCTGAGCAATGATGTGATGCGGTGGGTCAACAGTGAGGAAACTCCACAAACAGTGCAGCTGGATCGATTTGGAGGATGGCTTTCAAGGGTAGACGCTACCATTACTGAAGTTGATTCTCTCCTCAACAGAGCTACGCGAGAAAGACAGAAATTGTGTCTCGCAGGCTGTTGCTCCAAGAACTGTAAGTCCACCTACATGTTTGGGAAAAGCGTTTCCAGAAGCCTCAAACATGTGGTTGGTTTGATGAGTGAAGGAGATTTTAAGGAAGTGGTTGAGAGGACACTTCCAGAACCAGTGGTTGTAGGAAATGTTAATCCAACATTGGGCACTGAAACTACCTTAGACGAGGCATGGAGCTACATCACGGGAGATGCGGTGAGAATTGTTGGCATATACGGTATGGGGGGAGTCGGTAAAACTACTCTTCTTACTAAAATCAACAACAGATTTGCCACTATATCTAATAATTTTGATGTTGTGATTTCGGCTGTGGTTTCTAAAGATTTGAAACCTGAGAAGATTCAAGAGCAGATTTGGAAAAGAATTGGCTTTTTGGATaagaaatggaaaaagaaaagcctcCGTGAGAAAGCGGAAGACATATTTCGTGTACTGAGTAGAAAGAAATTTGTATTATTATTAGATGACATATGGCGGCGAGTTGACCTTGAAGAGATTGGGGTTCCTCTACCTACTAGACAAAACAGATGCAAGATAGTATTCACAACACGCTCTTGCAGAGTAGGCGGGCAAATGGAAGCTGAAAAGATGATAAAAGTAGAACCTTTGGCTTGGGAAGAAGCTTGGGCGTTGTTTCAGAAGAAGGTTGGGGATATTGATTTTGATATTGTTCCTCTGGCTCAAGATGTTGCTAAAGAGTGTAGTGGGTTGCCAATCGCACTCATTACCATTGGTAGAGCCATGGCCAGTAAAATTACAAAGGAAGAATGGGAGCATGCTCTTGAGGTACTTAGAAGCCCTGCCTCAAGCTTACCAGGCATGGAGGATGAGGTAATTCCAGACATGGAGGTTGAGGTATTTGTATGA